A window of the Falco rusticolus isolate bFalRus1 chromosome 1, bFalRus1.pri, whole genome shotgun sequence genome harbors these coding sequences:
- the COPS4 gene encoding COP9 signalosome complex subunit 4 isoform X1, whose amino-acid sequence MAAAVRQDLAQLMNSSGSHKDLAGKYRQILEKAIQLSGVEQLEALKAFVEAMVNENVSLVISRQLLTDFCTHLPSLPDSTAKEIYHFTLEKIQPRVISFEEQVASIRQHLASIYEKEEDWRNAAQVLVGIPLETGQKQYNVDYKLETYLKIARLYLEDDDPVQAEAYINRASLLQNESTNEQLQIHYKVCYARVLDYRRKFIEAAQRYNELSYKSIVHETERLEALKHALHCTILASAGQQRSRMLATLFKDERCQQLAAYGILEKMYLDRIIRGNQLQEFAAMLMPHQKATTADGSSILDRAVIEHNLLSASKLYNNITFEELGALLEIPAAKAEKIASQMITEGRMNGFIDQIDGIVHFETREALPTWDKQIQSLCFQVNNLLEKISQTAPEWTAQAMEAQMAQ is encoded by the exons ATGGCGGCCGCGGTGAGGCAGGACCTGGCGCAGCTGATGAACTCCAGCGGCTCTCACAAGGACCTGGCGGGCAA GTATCGTCAAATATTGGAAAAAGCTATTCAGCTGTCAGGTGTAGAACAACTTGAAGCTTTGAAAGCTTTTGTGGAAGCAA TGGTGAATGAGAATGTCAGTCTAGTGATCTCACGTCAGCTGCTGACAGATTTCTGTACCCATCTTCCAAGTCTTCCTGACAGCACAGCCAAAGAAATTTACCACTTCAccttggaaaaaatacagcctaGAGTTATTTCATTTGAAGAGCAG GTCGCTTCAATAAGGCAACATCTTGCATCAATCTATGAGAAAGAAGAAGACTGGAGAAATGCAGCACAAGTATTGGTGGGGATCCCTTTAGAAACAGGGCAAAA ACAGTACAATGTAGATTATAAACTGGAGACCTACCTGAAAATTGCCAGGCTGTATCTGGAGGATGATGACCCAGTTCAAGCAGAAGCTTATATTAATCGAGCTTCCTTGCTTCAGAATGAATCAACTAATGAACAGCTGCAAATCCATTATAAG GTTTGCTATGCTCGAGTTCTTGATTACAGAAGAAAGTTCATTGAGGCTGCCCAAAGATACAATGAGCTCTCCTATAAGAGCATAGTCCATGAAACTGAGCGACTGGAGGCACTAAAGCATGCTTTGCACTGTACTATTTTGGCATCAGCAG GACAACAGCGTTCTCGCATGCTTGCTACACTTTTCAAGGATGAGAGATGCCAGCAGCTTGCAGCCTATGGGATCTTGGAGAAAATGTATCTCGACAGAATTATCCGTGGAAATCAACTGCAAGAGTTTGCAGCTATGCTAATGCCTCACCAGAAGGCAACTACAGCTGATG GTTCCAGTATCCTGGACAGAGCTGTTATTGAACACAACTTACTATCTGCAAGCAAACTTTATAACAACATTACTTTTGAAGAGCTTGGAGCATTACTGGAAATCCCTGCAGCTAAG gcagaaaaaatagCTTCTCAGATGATAACTGAGGGTCGCATGAATGGATTCATTGATCAAATTGATGGAATTGTTCATTTTGAGA CTCGTGAAGCTTTGCCAACTTGGGACAAGCAGATTCAGTCACTGTGTTTCCAGGTCAACAACCTGCTGGAGAAGATAAGTCAGACAGCCCCAGAATGGACAGCGCAGGCAATGGAGGCCCAGATGGCTCAGTGA
- the COPS4 gene encoding COP9 signalosome complex subunit 4 isoform X2, with the protein MVNENVSLVISRQLLTDFCTHLPSLPDSTAKEIYHFTLEKIQPRVISFEEQVASIRQHLASIYEKEEDWRNAAQVLVGIPLETGQKQYNVDYKLETYLKIARLYLEDDDPVQAEAYINRASLLQNESTNEQLQIHYKVCYARVLDYRRKFIEAAQRYNELSYKSIVHETERLEALKHALHCTILASAGQQRSRMLATLFKDERCQQLAAYGILEKMYLDRIIRGNQLQEFAAMLMPHQKATTADGSSILDRAVIEHNLLSASKLYNNITFEELGALLEIPAAKAEKIASQMITEGRMNGFIDQIDGIVHFETREALPTWDKQIQSLCFQVNNLLEKISQTAPEWTAQAMEAQMAQ; encoded by the exons A TGGTGAATGAGAATGTCAGTCTAGTGATCTCACGTCAGCTGCTGACAGATTTCTGTACCCATCTTCCAAGTCTTCCTGACAGCACAGCCAAAGAAATTTACCACTTCAccttggaaaaaatacagcctaGAGTTATTTCATTTGAAGAGCAG GTCGCTTCAATAAGGCAACATCTTGCATCAATCTATGAGAAAGAAGAAGACTGGAGAAATGCAGCACAAGTATTGGTGGGGATCCCTTTAGAAACAGGGCAAAA ACAGTACAATGTAGATTATAAACTGGAGACCTACCTGAAAATTGCCAGGCTGTATCTGGAGGATGATGACCCAGTTCAAGCAGAAGCTTATATTAATCGAGCTTCCTTGCTTCAGAATGAATCAACTAATGAACAGCTGCAAATCCATTATAAG GTTTGCTATGCTCGAGTTCTTGATTACAGAAGAAAGTTCATTGAGGCTGCCCAAAGATACAATGAGCTCTCCTATAAGAGCATAGTCCATGAAACTGAGCGACTGGAGGCACTAAAGCATGCTTTGCACTGTACTATTTTGGCATCAGCAG GACAACAGCGTTCTCGCATGCTTGCTACACTTTTCAAGGATGAGAGATGCCAGCAGCTTGCAGCCTATGGGATCTTGGAGAAAATGTATCTCGACAGAATTATCCGTGGAAATCAACTGCAAGAGTTTGCAGCTATGCTAATGCCTCACCAGAAGGCAACTACAGCTGATG GTTCCAGTATCCTGGACAGAGCTGTTATTGAACACAACTTACTATCTGCAAGCAAACTTTATAACAACATTACTTTTGAAGAGCTTGGAGCATTACTGGAAATCCCTGCAGCTAAG gcagaaaaaatagCTTCTCAGATGATAACTGAGGGTCGCATGAATGGATTCATTGATCAAATTGATGGAATTGTTCATTTTGAGA CTCGTGAAGCTTTGCCAACTTGGGACAAGCAGATTCAGTCACTGTGTTTCCAGGTCAACAACCTGCTGGAGAAGATAAGTCAGACAGCCCCAGAATGGACAGCGCAGGCAATGGAGGCCCAGATGGCTCAGTGA